The sequence TCAAGTTTGAATTATATTCATTTCGAAGAAAAGTTTGAATTATATCATAGATTTTCCATATCATtccaaaatttagaattaatcaCTGCCTATTTGTTCTCGTGTTGAAATATtaatgtccagattcattatctTAGGAGGGGACACATCCCatcctaggttgagtttttttagacggaggaagtacgtggcttagagcaggtacaatagcaaactattagccatctataaatatattttaatgaaataaaagatgagagagaaaagcagcgagctatagatctgtagccagctacatcacggactccaaaacacaatgtgtgtatgataggtgggactatATATTAATAGCATAGtaaataactattgtatgaattggctattacatacgctgtagatgaattggagctagtagtggactaTTATCTTAGCGATGAAGAGAGTTGAGGGACATAAAGCGGACTAGAAGTTCACATGGTGGTCTGCTGCCGGCCTAAAGAAAAGCCCATGTTACCACCAGCCCAGCGTATCCGGCTACTGCTTTGCTCCCCGTCCCCCCCGTCTCTTCCTCGTGagttcgcccgccgcctccatcccgcgcagcagcgccgccgccgccgccggcgacctgctTCTTCAGACGCATCCTCGCCGGTGAGCGCAGCACCACCCTCCTTCTCGTCTTTCCATTACCCACGACTTCTCTCCTTGCATCAACCTTAGGCTTGCTTattctagatctggaagcttTTTAATTTCTCTTTGCAACTAACAGCGATTTGTTTCCGAAAATAATTTGGGATTCAGCTGAAATCCTCACCATGTCCCACGTGAGGTCGGCCCCTGCGGGCAAgtccggcgggggcggcggctccACGCCGGCGAAGCGCGGCCGCCCCTTCGGGAGCACCACCggcagcggggcggcggccgcggccgcggcggctgcgatcggcgatgcggcggcgccggccgcgctgGTTGGGCCGTCCCTCCAAGTCCTCACGGCACTCTCCGGTGAGTGAGCCTCTTTCTTCGCCTGCAAGTCCGCAACGAGCTTGTGATGATGTCTAGGGCACAGCTTTGGAGACGACTTTGTTGCGGGAAGGGGGATTAGGGTTTTTGGTCTGCTGATTATGTGCCTTGGTGTTGAAATTGAAATTGGGATGCTGAATATACCATGCATCGAGGATTTGCTTTATTGGACTGCTGACCTAACAGGGAAATAGAGGAACAATGTTTTTAGTTTTGAATAAGGCATTGCTTCGATTTTTGTCTTATGAGGAGCTAGATGGGACTGGTCGTCAAATTGGCCGTCAAGAACGGCGTGATTTATGGGTAGTACACTGGTAATCCTATGATGAACATTGGAAACAATGGGGACAAACAATCGTGCTGTAGTTGTCTTCATAATTTCAGATGCAGAAGGGATGGCTTGTATAGTTTCTTTACCTATATTTTTTCCCTGTTCATATTGGTTCATTCAATAGAGATGCTACCTCACATATGTGTCATGAGCTTGAAATGCTCAGGCACTCCTTTTTTCTGCACACTTAACATGTACTGACGACATGGTTACTAAGAAGGAGAGTTTATGTTTCTTTGTGGACTTTTCAGATCAGAACAATAAAAGAATTGTTCTTGCATTGCAAAGTGGGTTGAAGAGTGAGATACTATGGGCATTGAACGCCCTTACAGTACTCTCATTTAAGGAGAAGGATGATCTCCGGCGGGATACAACACCTCTTGCTAAAGTTCCTGGGCTCTTGGACGCTCTCCTTCAAGTTGTAGGTTCTTAATGTTAACCTCCCCCCTTCCAATTTGATCTATATGTTATGGAATGATGCATCTCTTCTGaagccaaaaatcatgtttcccAATTCCTCTAGCATGCATTAATTGATCAATTTGAATCAGAGTTCATTTTAGAAAATGATTAGTCAATCAATCATCACCCTATTCATTTTTTATGGTGGACCTCCAGTACTGTTGATGCCACCAGTGGCCGCAGCCACCTGTTCCAAACCAGGAGGATCAGGAAATGGATTGTGAGACTGATTTATCTTTACTTTTTGTTCGCAAATTATTCTTTCGTTTAATCTGCAGAAGTTGTTAGGCAATCCTCCTACTTAAGGATGGGACTATCGCTACTTGAAGGCAAACTAGAATAGGTACCCTACCCCCTGCTTCTCTGCGAACTTCCGTGTACCTCCTGTCTTCCTCCTGCACAATGGTGCCCAAGCGCCATGGTCCGGGTCTCCAGGATCTTGGCTTCCTGCCTCTCACTCCTATTCCCTTGCCACCAGAATCTTGCCCACAATATCCAGACACTGATGAAAATGTGATGATCTCATGCAATATCCAGGACTGGCATTGTTGTCCACTGTAGCCATAGAAACGTAAATAAAGGTTCCGATATTTGCACTTACACTTAATTGGTTGGTGGCCAAAGTATCGCTTTATTTAATTGGACTACCGTGCTTCTTTGATATGACTAAATTTGCTAAATAactaaattttttaaacaatgcACTGATCAATTTTCATCCAGAAAAGAAATGATATGGTGATCATGTACGGATACGCTTATTAGGACTTTATTTCTGCATTCTGGTTGATGCATTTCCATTTTGTACAGATAGATGACTGGCGAGATATTGCAATGCCTAAGGATCATACAAAACCGCCAAGAGTAAGAACATTGGGTGTCAATACAACACTCTCCGGCTTTGGTCATGAGAATGTTGAAAAAGTCTACTCAGACACCATCATGTATGTTGTTATTAGTCTCATCAACATCTTCACCTCATTTTTAATGAGTTAAGCAGCAATACTTGTATTTTTCTGAAATACGGTATCTCAGTCCTTCAGATGACCAAACAAAGACAGCTGACTCCACTGTCACGAAGAAGCGATCTGCAGGATTTTTGTTTGATGAAGAGGGCCTATTTAATGTTGATGACGAAGGACGAACAGAAAAGCAGCAGTGTGCTGTTGCAGCCTCCAATATAATTCGCAATTTCACTTTCATGCCAGAAAATGAGACTGTTATGGTTCAACATAGACACTGCTTGGAGACTGTATTTCAGTGCTTAGAAGACCAAAACACTGGTAAAGTTCCAAATTCAATTATATTCTATTTTAAAAACCATAAATTAATATGGAAATGACCGACTACCTCTTTTGGTTGTGTTGTGCCATAATTTTTGCTTTTGACAGGAGATGGTAGGGGATAATCCAGCTGTAATGTATTAAAATAAGTTAAAAGAGAATTTTACATAGATCTAAAGgatataaaaaaattaccaaCAAGGAAAACTTTATAGATAGCAAGAAGTGTGTTGCAAATTATTCTATCCAATTGTCTAGGGCAATTCAATTTCAAGTTGATGTTAATTGTGTGCTAAATCAAATAAGTTATTTATCCTAGGACCAAGTTATGATAACATGTAAACTAACCTTCTATTCATTTTTATCATGTACCGGAAGATTATGAGCTCATAACAAACTAACTTTTTATGCATTTTTATCATGTAACAGAAGATGATGAGCTCATAACAAACATGCTTGAGACCCTTGTTAATCTAGCACCTGTCCTGGACCTGAGAATCTTCAGCTCATCAAAGCcatcatttattaaaataacGTGAGATCAAACTTATGACAAGttcttttcattttgttttcatAGTGATGCCTGATGCTTTACTCTGCTTTTTCACCAATAATACAGTGAGAAACGTGCAGTTCAAGCCATAATGGGCATGCTTGCATCATCGATTAGGGTGTGG is a genomic window of Oryza glaberrima chromosome 7, OglaRS2, whole genome shotgun sequence containing:
- the LOC127780853 gene encoding armadillo repeat-containing protein LFR, producing the protein MSHVRSAPAGKSGGGGGSTPAKRGRPFGSTTGSGAAAAAAAAAIGDAAAPAALVGPSLQVLTALSDQNNKRIVLALQSGLKSEILWALNALTVLSFKEKDDLRRDTTPLAKVPGLLDALLQVIDDWRDIAMPKDHTKPPRVRTLGVNTTLSGFGHENVEKVYSDTIIPSDDQTKTADSTVTKKRSAGFLFDEEGLFNVDDEGRTEKQQCAVAASNIIRNFTFMPENETVMVQHRHCLETVFQCLEDQNTEDDELITNMLETLVNLAPVLDLRIFSSSKPSFIKITEKRAVQAIMGMLASSIRVWHCAAAELIGRLIINPDNEPFLLPAIPQIYKRLVDLLSVPAVDAQAASISALYNVAEVNMDFRLKLASERWAVDRLLKVVKTPHPVPEVCRKASMIVESLVSEPQNRMHLLVHENTFAEILTSEGKYSDTFARILYELTARPSNKVTSGQAIWGNIN